A stretch of Verrucomicrobiota bacterium DNA encodes these proteins:
- a CDS encoding dienelactone hydrolase family protein encodes MKFALLAIFFTLTTFSFAFSGMDDPATRVVSYELDGVQFQSTIVWDQDDNDRRPAVLMVPNWMGPTEQSLEKARMIADDDYVVMMVDLYGVGVRPTNMEEASSAAGFLRGDRSLMRARMAKALEVLLAEQGLPLKNGEVAAIGFCFGGGAVLEFARTGADLDAVVSFHGDLLSPTLEADSKDITASVLVLHGADDPFVPQSDVDEWVTVMLGTGVDWQLVQFSNTVHSFTDPSAAMKGQAEYNPLSAKRAYEYMEELFDEKF; translated from the coding sequence ATGAAATTCGCCCTCTTAGCCATTTTTTTCACTTTAACCACCTTTTCCTTCGCCTTCTCCGGAATGGATGATCCCGCGACCCGGGTGGTGAGTTACGAGCTCGATGGTGTTCAGTTTCAGAGCACGATAGTCTGGGATCAGGATGACAACGACAGGCGCCCGGCTGTTCTTATGGTGCCGAATTGGATGGGACCGACTGAACAGTCTCTCGAGAAAGCGCGTATGATCGCTGACGATGATTACGTTGTGATGATGGTTGACCTCTATGGAGTAGGGGTTCGCCCAACAAACATGGAAGAAGCCAGCAGTGCCGCTGGATTTTTACGGGGTGATCGTTCCTTGATGCGTGCAAGAATGGCGAAGGCTCTCGAGGTTTTGCTGGCCGAGCAAGGTCTACCGCTAAAGAACGGTGAAGTGGCCGCGATAGGCTTCTGTTTTGGGGGTGGGGCTGTCTTGGAGTTTGCCCGGACCGGTGCTGATCTTGATGCGGTTGTCTCCTTTCATGGAGATCTTCTCTCGCCCACTTTAGAGGCCGACAGCAAGGATATCACCGCGAGCGTTTTGGTTTTACATGGTGCCGACGATCCTTTCGTTCCGCAATCTGACGTCGATGAATGGGTCACTGTAATGCTAGGCACTGGAGTGGACTGGCAGCTGGTGCAGTTTTCGAATACGGTGCATTCTTTCACTGATCCGAGTGCCGCTATGAAAGGCCAGGCAGAATACAATCCGTTGTCTGCAAAGCGTGCTTACGAATATATGGAAGAGCTTTTTGACGAGAAGTTCTAG
- a CDS encoding MotA/TolQ/ExbB proton channel family protein, with the protein MQKKLFTVLITIFACSAPFFGTLQAQDEELVVEEVIIEEGEGGRSIMDMIRVGGWTMVPLGALSIAGLGLIVYNFIAVKPRKLLNVDVVEQVAEQANGFHMEEARQICADNPSPLTNIVDAGLERVTADFVDTDSMEKAMEEASVEELSGPYVYINYLSVIASLAPMVGLLGTVSGMVKAFNAIAAQGMGQPTELANNISEALITTATGMIIGIPAMFFFFFFKNKYGKITASVSRIIGDFHHEFVASIRKSQS; encoded by the coding sequence ATGCAGAAAAAACTCTTTACTGTCTTAATCACTATCTTCGCGTGTAGCGCCCCATTTTTTGGAACCTTACAGGCACAGGATGAAGAACTTGTGGTGGAAGAGGTCATCATTGAAGAAGGCGAAGGTGGTCGTAGCATCATGGACATGATAAGGGTCGGTGGCTGGACGATGGTTCCCCTGGGAGCTCTTTCCATTGCCGGTCTCGGCTTGATTGTCTATAACTTCATCGCCGTAAAACCTAGAAAGCTTCTCAACGTCGACGTTGTTGAACAGGTTGCTGAACAGGCAAACGGTTTCCATATGGAAGAGGCGCGGCAGATCTGTGCCGACAACCCGTCACCTCTTACGAATATCGTAGACGCCGGATTGGAGCGAGTGACCGCTGACTTTGTCGATACAGACTCAATGGAGAAGGCTATGGAAGAGGCTTCGGTGGAGGAGCTTTCCGGTCCCTATGTTTATATCAATTACCTTTCGGTGATCGCTAGTCTGGCCCCTATGGTCGGTCTTCTCGGGACGGTTAGCGGGATGGTCAAAGCCTTCAATGCGATTGCTGCTCAGGGGATGGGACAGCCAACTGAATTGGCTAACAACATCTCGGAAGCCCTGATCACAACGGCTACAGGTATGATCATCGGAATTCCAGCGATGTTCTTTTTCTTCTTCTTTAAGAATAAATACGGGAAGATTACGGCCAGCGTTAGTAGGATCATCGGCGATTTCCACCACGAGTTTGTTGCCTCTATCCGAAAAAGCCAAAGCTGA
- the thrS gene encoding threonine--tRNA ligase, whose protein sequence is MPEMTPLEEIRHSGSHILATAVLRLFPEAKLDVGPPTKDGFYYDIDLDHQLTAEDLDKIEAEMKKVIKENQRFERFELPRNEAEKLIRETGQERYKLGRLSDIPEGEPISFYRNGEFTDLCAGTHVAYTKKVKAFKLLSIAGAYHRGNEKNKQLQRIYGTAFASKEELEEHLQQMEEAKARDHRKIGKDLQLFHIDDAVGQGLVLWTPAGALIRQELQNFISAKLSEQGYQQVFTPHIGKLDLFRTSGHFPYYRESQFSPILEHGALDELSSEGLSCAELSSRLEKGETEGYLLRPMNCPMHISIFDSQPHSYRDLPVRLAEFGTVYRWEQSGELNGLTRARGFTQDDAHIFCTPDQLAAEIDGCLTLVQDVFRTLGMDEYRVRLGLRDPNSEKYTGNEENWIRAEKALKEAAQNIGVSFTEETGEAAFYGPKIDFVVKDVIGREWQLGTVQVDYNLPERFDLEYTGADNRKHRPVMIHRAPFGSLERFTGVLTEHFAGNFPTWLAPEQVRLLPMNDDLAPWSASLAKRLRGKGFRVGEDSQADKLGAKIRRAENAKVPHMLVLGRKEKEENIVSLRSRIRPDAPSSLTIEEFENWLREEIHTRRLPEMRQ, encoded by the coding sequence ATGCCCGAGATGACACCATTGGAGGAGATACGCCATTCTGGCTCCCATATTTTGGCAACTGCTGTCTTACGCTTGTTCCCAGAAGCCAAACTCGATGTCGGTCCTCCGACTAAGGATGGGTTTTACTACGACATTGATCTGGACCATCAGCTTACTGCCGAAGACCTCGATAAAATCGAGGCTGAGATGAAAAAGGTCATCAAGGAAAACCAGCGGTTTGAACGATTCGAACTTCCCCGGAACGAGGCAGAGAAATTAATCCGGGAGACCGGACAAGAACGATACAAATTGGGTCGACTCAGTGATATACCGGAAGGAGAACCGATTTCATTCTACCGAAACGGTGAGTTTACTGACCTTTGCGCTGGCACACACGTAGCCTACACGAAAAAGGTAAAGGCGTTCAAGCTGCTCAGTATCGCCGGGGCCTACCACCGAGGGAACGAAAAGAACAAACAGTTACAACGGATATACGGGACAGCCTTTGCCTCCAAGGAGGAGTTGGAAGAACACCTTCAGCAAATGGAAGAGGCGAAAGCCCGGGACCATCGAAAAATTGGCAAGGATCTTCAGCTTTTTCATATCGATGACGCGGTCGGCCAAGGCCTCGTTTTATGGACCCCCGCGGGCGCATTAATCCGCCAGGAGCTGCAGAATTTCATCAGCGCGAAACTGTCCGAGCAAGGCTACCAGCAGGTTTTCACTCCGCACATCGGTAAACTGGATCTGTTTCGGACATCCGGCCACTTCCCCTACTACCGTGAGTCGCAGTTTTCTCCGATTCTTGAGCATGGGGCGTTGGATGAACTGTCGTCCGAGGGCCTCTCCTGTGCGGAACTCTCTTCCCGACTGGAGAAAGGAGAAACCGAAGGTTACCTACTAAGACCAATGAACTGTCCGATGCACATAAGCATTTTCGACAGCCAGCCCCATTCCTATCGCGATCTCCCAGTCCGGCTCGCCGAGTTTGGCACAGTCTACCGGTGGGAGCAGTCTGGAGAGCTCAACGGACTCACCCGCGCTCGGGGATTTACGCAGGACGATGCTCATATTTTCTGCACTCCCGATCAACTCGCTGCCGAGATCGACGGTTGCCTCACTTTGGTTCAAGACGTCTTTCGCACTCTGGGCATGGACGAATACCGGGTGCGACTTGGCCTCCGGGACCCTAATTCAGAAAAATATACCGGAAACGAAGAGAATTGGATTCGTGCAGAAAAGGCCCTCAAGGAAGCCGCGCAAAACATCGGAGTCAGTTTCACCGAAGAAACCGGGGAGGCAGCCTTCTACGGACCCAAGATTGACTTTGTCGTCAAAGACGTGATCGGACGCGAATGGCAGCTTGGAACAGTTCAGGTCGACTACAACCTACCGGAACGCTTCGACCTGGAGTATACGGGAGCAGACAACCGCAAGCATAGACCCGTCATGATTCACCGGGCTCCTTTTGGCTCTCTCGAGAGATTTACTGGCGTTCTAACCGAGCATTTCGCAGGAAACTTTCCCACGTGGCTGGCTCCCGAACAAGTCCGGCTCCTACCCATGAATGACGATTTGGCCCCGTGGTCTGCAAGTCTCGCAAAACGATTGCGAGGCAAGGGTTTCCGCGTCGGCGAGGATTCACAGGCGGATAAACTAGGCGCAAAGATAAGACGGGCAGAAAATGCAAAAGTCCCCCATATGTTAGTTCTGGGAAGAAAGGAAAAGGAGGAGAATATCGTTTCTCTACGTAGTCGCATCCGCCCGGACGCTCCTTCGTCTCTGACTATCGAAGAATTCGAGAATTGGTTACGCGAAGAGATTCACACCCGAAGGCTTCCCGAAATGAGGCAGTAG
- a CDS encoding biopolymer transporter ExbD, which produces MRNKRNSILESEEKYEITAMIDVVFLLLIYFMFLPIQQEADLGITLPAEAPPAQNLDLPSEHLVEIMPNGQVLLNRQPIGAPDAQSLPRLRDTLARLKSSSDRAGVKTVVTIDADPDSPHQRSIDVLNALKEADIRLVSFAMAG; this is translated from the coding sequence ATGAGAAATAAGAGGAATAGTATCCTCGAGTCAGAGGAGAAATACGAGATTACCGCAATGATTGACGTAGTTTTCCTCCTTTTGATTTATTTCATGTTTCTTCCGATTCAACAAGAGGCCGACTTGGGAATCACTCTGCCGGCCGAAGCACCTCCTGCTCAGAATTTGGATTTACCAAGTGAGCATCTGGTTGAGATAATGCCAAACGGCCAGGTTCTCTTGAATCGCCAGCCCATAGGTGCCCCTGATGCTCAGTCTCTACCTCGGCTTCGGGATACATTGGCCAGGCTGAAGTCTTCTTCGGATCGTGCGGGGGTAAAGACGGTCGTAACGATTGACGCGGATCCAGACTCTCCGCACCAGAGATCCATCGATGTGTTAAACGCTCTTAAAGAAGCTGACATCCGGCTGGTTTCTTTTGCGATGGCCGGCTAG
- a CDS encoding putative manganese-dependent inorganic diphosphatase — MKKPIYIFGHKNPDADAICSAIGYASFKHAIGETQFVPARCGNSNARIDTILKRFDTPLPIFINDVTPRLEEIMRTEYYQAAPESTCAEALQMFDQHDVRSLPVVGPDGKAKGLVSIFDLGEYFTPRISDPLRMRQVRSTITAITRSLRAKAVLLHDPDIFEELFVRIGAMDIRSFGNFAQKEVSPRQSIIVVGDRWDIQEKSLQLGVRLLVVTGNLEIESEMIERAKEKGVSIIISPYDSATTSWIIRSASLLENLFGTDMIRFHPDDKVRDVQRRIARKYAPLYFVTDSDDKLLGVFSKTDIFKPPATQIVLVDHNEMTQAVTGAADVEILEIIDHHRLGNIPTDQPILFINEPVGSTCTIVADKFFKEGLEPDPAIAGVLMAGLISDTLLLTGPTTTDMDRTVLERLSKIAKVDPKELEQAIFSSGSVILNAEPEQVIQMDCKLYEEGEIRFSVSQVEELGFNNFWPHEDELKIALKTHVEKEGLDFAALLVTDINQQNSLLVVAGSDQLIAGISYPSVTSDDIFDLKGIVSRKKQLIPYLSKLFANG; from the coding sequence GTGAAGAAACCGATTTACATATTTGGACACAAGAATCCCGACGCAGACGCCATCTGCTCGGCGATTGGCTACGCTTCGTTTAAACACGCAATTGGAGAGACTCAGTTTGTTCCTGCACGCTGTGGGAACTCAAACGCGCGAATAGACACTATCCTCAAACGGTTCGACACTCCCCTTCCGATCTTCATAAACGATGTCACTCCCCGTCTGGAGGAGATTATGCGGACCGAATATTACCAAGCTGCTCCGGAAAGCACCTGTGCCGAAGCCCTTCAAATGTTCGACCAGCACGATGTTCGGTCCCTGCCAGTTGTAGGTCCCGATGGGAAAGCCAAGGGTTTGGTTTCCATTTTTGACCTTGGCGAATACTTCACTCCTCGAATCAGTGACCCCCTCCGCATGAGGCAAGTAAGGTCAACCATCACTGCGATAACCCGGTCGCTCAGAGCAAAAGCTGTCCTGCTTCATGATCCCGACATTTTTGAAGAGCTTTTTGTTCGAATTGGTGCAATGGATATCCGCTCCTTTGGAAACTTCGCTCAGAAAGAGGTCAGTCCCCGGCAAAGCATAATTGTAGTCGGTGACCGCTGGGATATTCAGGAGAAAAGTCTCCAACTAGGAGTCCGACTCCTTGTGGTCACCGGAAACCTTGAAATCGAGTCAGAGATGATCGAGAGGGCAAAAGAAAAGGGCGTTAGCATCATAATCTCTCCCTATGATTCTGCCACTACGTCCTGGATCATCCGATCGGCTTCATTATTGGAGAATCTTTTCGGAACGGATATGATCCGCTTCCATCCAGACGATAAGGTGAGGGATGTTCAGCGTCGAATCGCACGAAAATACGCTCCTCTCTATTTCGTTACAGATTCCGACGACAAGCTGTTGGGTGTCTTTTCGAAAACTGATATTTTCAAACCGCCGGCCACCCAGATTGTCCTGGTTGACCACAATGAAATGACTCAAGCGGTAACTGGTGCTGCCGATGTGGAAATCCTCGAGATTATTGATCACCACCGTCTCGGGAACATTCCGACAGATCAACCCATACTCTTCATCAATGAACCTGTGGGTTCTACCTGCACCATTGTCGCGGATAAATTCTTCAAAGAAGGACTAGAACCGGATCCAGCAATTGCGGGTGTGCTGATGGCGGGCTTGATCTCGGATACACTTCTTCTTACCGGACCAACCACAACTGATATGGACCGGACCGTTCTCGAACGACTGTCAAAGATTGCGAAGGTGGATCCAAAAGAACTTGAACAAGCCATATTCAGTTCTGGCTCGGTAATCCTAAACGCCGAACCAGAGCAAGTCATTCAAATGGACTGCAAACTTTATGAGGAGGGTGAGATTCGGTTTTCAGTTTCACAGGTCGAGGAGCTTGGCTTCAACAACTTCTGGCCACACGAGGACGAGTTGAAAATTGCTTTGAAAACGCATGTCGAGAAAGAGGGGCTGGATTTCGCGGCCCTGCTGGTAACAGACATCAACCAGCAAAACTCTTTACTTGTGGTTGCAGGATCGGATCAGCTGATTGCAGGAATATCTTACCCTTCAGTCACTTCGGACGACATCTTTGACTTAAAGGGTATTGTCAGTCGAAAGAAGCAGCTAATTCCTTATCTCTCGAAACTGTTCGCTAACGGGTAG
- a CDS encoding biopolymer transporter ExbD: protein MNTWTPSEGDEGFELTPMIDVVFLLIAFFMVITSEITEENIKITIPIATEAQVPDERGARQTISIDAEGNVFFGARQMAPDELPEAIRRVLESNPQTKVYLRADSGTAHRHVQDVMKATAAAGLYDVIFATNQE, encoded by the coding sequence TTGAACACTTGGACGCCCAGTGAAGGTGACGAAGGCTTTGAGCTGACTCCAATGATTGATGTGGTCTTTCTCCTCATTGCATTCTTCATGGTGATTACCAGCGAGATCACCGAGGAAAATATCAAGATTACGATTCCCATAGCTACTGAGGCGCAAGTTCCCGATGAAAGGGGTGCACGTCAGACCATTTCGATTGATGCTGAGGGAAATGTTTTTTTCGGAGCGCGCCAGATGGCACCGGATGAGTTGCCTGAGGCCATAAGGAGAGTGCTTGAGAGCAACCCGCAAACCAAGGTTTACTTGAGGGCAGACTCCGGAACTGCCCATCGACATGTTCAAGATGTGATGAAGGCGACCGCGGCAGCGGGCCTTTACGACGTAATCTTTGCCACGAACCAGGAGTAG
- a CDS encoding tetratricopeptide repeat protein, protein MGISDLQARASDFTERNDFRAARPFLEEIAKRYEDGSEEERSQLGPVFFFIGLGYLQDYSEAQENSNLEQAIAAFSEAIESGVEEGRLIDTLEFRGDAYRGLGQLEDAAADYERLVTDPLDRRHREAKRLEILQKLSLTLLSLEDWERGKPVFRRFLDQSVSEEQRALAASYLLEAFIQDNDMDGILELLPLITVDNPSRYSVSLNVALMQAGDQLADKGLFAQAALLYNATLNRDQIIRYFENLEREQAAMVERMRALGRSEERMADALFELEDVRVQLEAVRQVEPYTSQLMARVARNYYLAGRDYEAVWAYLRFVDRFPDDPIAQEFQFAAFITATKLGLEELSRDLGEQMLGGRIANQEFRKRVLLALASAYLDSNDEDSFYETVDSYLEEFPDSVEAGQVVFLLGNYLLNKGDIEELQGRLSLIAPAVEGKSAEDGIHYWQGLGFLFDSQLEEAMNRFDLVVSDQFPDSVYREDAFYRRAIALYGQDKTDEAEKLFEEFALTFPNSGLRGEAEFFLGEIDAARADILKAIAHYEQVDLHTDNIGFITSAYFQKAKILERNNVLKRAAETYQEYIDKHGEDGQLTQAIFLLGEIRKKQGRPGDALTQYQNAILRFGNDPANLGVDPMITTYVNEYDETLRRLESSLAFLEKLETDEEFRKEIATNRGALYQQFVDDPDLDQSLYEELRQSAEFSKSLEASTEPLQPYLESYRAQLDDFPKDTPTAVFEREFNQAKQTNKRTLAMRMQMALEDLGSPPRSPLVIQESDLELASPAILVWIGEGKERTDPVLSKLAYRAAIDYEENVPEKVSAYLNLGDILLSEGSEQEALQLYEQAEENFPADPEIYRSLIAQARILGESGELEAAREKLLSILKTPDWRGEPHAEALYRVGVTYFEEGLFPEAHGFFERTFLGYGLFDEWAVRAYLMDAKTLVEMGQIEDARRTLNEALENESYQNIEGFNELVEYANSI, encoded by the coding sequence ATGGGTATTTCGGATCTTCAGGCACGTGCATCAGATTTCACGGAAAGGAATGATTTTAGAGCGGCGCGGCCTTTTTTAGAGGAAATTGCCAAACGGTATGAGGATGGGAGTGAAGAAGAGCGTTCGCAGCTCGGTCCGGTATTTTTCTTCATTGGTTTGGGTTACCTTCAGGATTACAGCGAGGCTCAGGAAAATAGTAACTTGGAACAGGCTATTGCCGCGTTCAGTGAAGCCATAGAGTCTGGTGTCGAAGAAGGACGTTTGATCGACACGCTTGAGTTCCGGGGAGATGCCTACCGAGGCCTTGGCCAGTTAGAGGACGCAGCTGCGGACTACGAAAGGCTTGTTACCGATCCGCTAGACAGGCGTCACCGTGAGGCGAAACGACTCGAGATTCTGCAGAAGCTTTCACTGACTCTTCTTTCGCTTGAGGATTGGGAGCGTGGAAAACCGGTTTTCCGGAGATTTTTGGATCAGTCAGTTTCGGAAGAGCAACGTGCTTTGGCTGCAAGCTATCTTCTCGAGGCCTTTATCCAAGACAATGACATGGATGGGATTCTGGAACTTTTGCCTTTAATCACTGTAGATAATCCCTCCCGTTACAGCGTTTCCCTCAATGTTGCTCTGATGCAGGCGGGAGACCAGCTTGCCGACAAAGGTCTGTTTGCTCAGGCGGCTCTTCTTTACAATGCAACTCTCAACCGGGATCAAATAATTCGTTACTTCGAAAATCTTGAAAGAGAGCAAGCCGCAATGGTGGAGAGAATGCGGGCCCTGGGTCGCTCTGAGGAAAGAATGGCCGATGCCTTATTTGAGCTCGAGGACGTTCGAGTTCAGCTGGAGGCAGTGCGTCAAGTTGAACCCTACACGTCACAGTTGATGGCGCGGGTCGCGCGAAATTATTATCTAGCGGGTAGAGATTATGAGGCAGTCTGGGCCTATCTTCGTTTTGTAGATCGGTTCCCGGATGATCCAATTGCTCAAGAGTTCCAGTTTGCGGCATTTATCACGGCCACGAAGCTCGGTCTTGAAGAGTTGTCGAGAGACTTGGGCGAACAGATGTTGGGCGGCAGGATTGCCAACCAGGAGTTTCGTAAGAGGGTTTTATTGGCGTTGGCGTCTGCGTATCTGGATTCTAATGACGAGGACTCGTTCTATGAGACTGTCGACAGTTATCTAGAGGAGTTTCCGGACTCTGTTGAAGCTGGACAAGTCGTTTTTCTACTTGGGAACTACCTCTTAAACAAAGGTGACATCGAAGAATTGCAGGGACGCCTCAGTCTGATTGCGCCGGCAGTCGAAGGTAAAAGCGCAGAGGATGGTATTCACTACTGGCAAGGGCTTGGTTTTCTTTTCGATTCACAGCTCGAGGAGGCAATGAATCGGTTCGATTTAGTGGTCTCTGATCAGTTTCCTGACAGTGTTTACCGGGAAGATGCGTTTTACCGGCGTGCCATTGCGCTTTACGGGCAAGACAAAACAGACGAAGCGGAAAAACTATTCGAAGAGTTTGCTCTGACTTTTCCGAATAGTGGCCTTCGTGGAGAGGCGGAGTTCTTCCTTGGAGAAATAGATGCAGCCCGAGCCGATATTTTGAAGGCAATCGCTCACTATGAGCAAGTTGATCTGCACACGGACAACATTGGGTTTATCACAAGTGCCTATTTTCAGAAAGCCAAGATACTCGAAAGGAACAATGTGCTCAAGAGAGCAGCTGAAACTTACCAAGAGTACATCGATAAGCACGGAGAAGACGGGCAGCTTACCCAAGCAATCTTTCTCCTCGGGGAAATTCGTAAGAAGCAGGGTCGTCCGGGAGATGCTTTGACGCAGTACCAGAACGCGATTCTCCGCTTCGGAAACGACCCTGCGAATCTCGGGGTTGACCCAATGATTACAACTTATGTGAACGAGTACGACGAGACACTCCGGCGGCTCGAATCTTCTCTGGCATTTCTCGAAAAACTGGAAACGGATGAAGAGTTCCGAAAAGAGATAGCTACGAATCGCGGTGCCTTGTATCAGCAGTTTGTGGACGACCCGGATTTGGACCAATCCTTATACGAAGAGCTGCGGCAAAGTGCGGAGTTCAGTAAAAGCCTTGAGGCAAGCACGGAGCCACTACAGCCTTACCTCGAAAGCTATCGTGCGCAATTAGACGATTTTCCCAAAGATACACCCACGGCCGTCTTCGAACGCGAGTTTAACCAAGCCAAGCAAACCAACAAAAGAACGCTTGCGATGCGGATGCAGATGGCGCTTGAGGATCTGGGCTCTCCGCCTCGTTCTCCTTTAGTGATTCAGGAATCTGACCTTGAGCTCGCGAGTCCTGCGATCCTTGTCTGGATTGGAGAAGGAAAAGAGCGGACTGATCCAGTGCTCTCAAAATTGGCGTACAGGGCAGCGATAGACTACGAAGAAAATGTTCCGGAAAAAGTCTCAGCCTATCTGAATCTTGGCGACATTCTTCTCAGTGAGGGGAGCGAGCAGGAAGCCCTTCAATTGTATGAACAAGCTGAGGAGAATTTCCCAGCGGACCCAGAGATCTACCGTTCTCTCATCGCGCAGGCACGGATTCTTGGTGAGAGTGGTGAGTTAGAGGCAGCGAGGGAGAAGCTATTGTCGATTCTAAAAACTCCGGATTGGCGGGGTGAACCTCATGCTGAAGCACTATACCGGGTGGGTGTTACGTATTTTGAAGAGGGGTTATTTCCCGAAGCGCACGGGTTTTTCGAAAGAACATTTCTTGGATACGGCCTTTTTGATGAGTGGGCGGTTCGGGCGTATTTGATGGATGCGAAGACCCTGGTTGAGATGGGGCAGATCGAAGATGCGCGGCGAACCTTGAACGAAGCTCTGGAGAATGAGAGCTACCAGAACATCGAAGGCTTTAACGAACTAGTGGAGTATGCGAATAGTATTTAG